In Fusarium oxysporum f. sp. lycopersici 4287 chromosome 6, whole genome shotgun sequence, a single window of DNA contains:
- a CDS encoding hypothetical protein (At least one base has a quality score < 10) has product MRFSLPLFGGFIASTFAGYSHSNSKSHHPRSLPKSESSSDSHPASGGCNFTTADTAMQHKSSCSTIVLNNVKVPAGKTLDLTNLKDGTTVIFKGVMTFGYAEWLGPLITISGNGLTIEGDAGHCINGQGRRYWDGKGGNGGKKKPKLVALHDVHDSIVQNLNIKDTPVQAVSINTVTNLLVKDVHIDSSLGDKLGGHNTDGFNIGKVDGLVIDGAVVENQDDCVAINSGKNITFTNGHCSGGHGASIGSVGNKSIVENVFISKTMIESSENAIRIKTIAGATGSVTDVTYEDITLRDIDKYGMVFRQDYLNGGPTQQPTKGIPMTGIRIKNVTGTVKPAGKNTFILCADCKDWTFTDINITGGQSKEKCVGVPAGAFCT; this is encoded by the exons ATGCGCTTTTCACTCCCTCTTTTCGGCGGCTTTATTGCTTCCACTTTTGCTGGCTACTCCCATTCCAACTCAAAGTCCCACCACCCCAGGTCCCTCCCCAAGTCTGAATCGAGTTCAGACTCCCATCCAGCCTCTGGAGGCTGTAACTTTACTACTGCTGATACTGCTATGCAGCACAAGAGCAGCTGCTCGACTATCGTcctcaacaacgtcaaagtcCCTGCTGGAAAGACTCTGGACCTGACCAATCTTAAGGATGGCACCACG GTCATCTTCAAGGGAGTCATGACCTTTGGTTACGCCGAGTGGCTAGGTCCTTTAATTACTATCTCGGGAAACGGCCTTACCATTGAGGGAGATGCTGGACACTGCATCAATGGTCAAGGTCGGCGATATTGGGATGGAAAAGGCGGCAACGgcggcaagaagaagcccaagctcgTGGCACTTCATGATGTTCATGACTCGATCGTCCagaatctcaacatcaaggacACTCCGGTCCAGGCCGTGAGCATCAACACAGTCACGAACCTGCTTGTCAAAGACGTCCACATCGACAGCTCCCTCGGCGACAAACTGGGCGGACACAACACTGACGGCTTCAATATCGGCAAGGTCGATGGACTCGTTATCGATGGTGCCGTCGTCGAGAATCAGGACGATTGCGTTGCCATCAACTCGGGTAAAAACATCACCTTCACCAACGGTCACTGCAGCGGTGGTCACGGTGCCTCGATTGGATCCGTTGGCAATAAATCTATCGTCGAGAATGTTTTCATCTCCAAGACCATGATTGAAAGTTCCGAAAACGCTATTCGTATCAAGACCATTGCGGGGGCCACAGGCTCCGTCACGGATGTCACGTATGAGGACATCACCCTTCGCGATATCGACAAATACGGCATGGTTTTCCGACAGGACTACCTCAACGGCGGCCCGACTCAGCAGCCTACCAAGGGTATTCCTATGACAGGTATCAGGATAAAGAACGTCACAGGAACGGTGAAGCCGGCGGGTAAGAACACCTTCATTCTCTGTGCCGACTGCAAGGACTGGACATTTAcagacatcaacatcactgGCGGCCAGAGTAAGGAGAAGTGTGTGGGCGTTCCCGCTGGTGCATTCTGCACCTAA
- a CDS encoding hypothetical protein (At least one base has a quality score < 10), with protein MDARHLRHENKMYDHVWSLQGTFVPVCLGIVDLIKPYYFDSGVYVHFLLLSYGGRPVLREMKEVRPNVVDQIIVVLKRLHQYRILHHDAEPRNVLYDRSSGGCMLVDLMLAEIHDRQPLGSINCNRQSRKRKSVTGKHVPDAFSVEVQSLRASLA; from the coding sequence ATGGATGCAAGACATCTACGGCACGAAAATAAGATGTACGATCATGTTTGGTCACTTCAGGGCACCTTCGTACCAGTCTGCCTGGGTATAGTTGACCTTATCAAGCCGTATTACTTCGACAGTGGCGTATATGTACATTTTTTGCTACTCAGTTATGGCGGTCGGCCTGTCTTGCGAGAGATGAAAGAGGTTAGGCCGAATGTTGTCGACCAGATCATTGTAGTGCTCAAGCGACTTCACCAGTACCGAATCTTGCACCACGATGCGGAGCCACGCAACGTCCTGTATGATCGATCAAGCGGGGGATGCATGTTGGTAGACTTGATGCTGGCGGAGATTCATGATCGACAACCTCTTGGATCCATCAATTGTAACAGACAAAGCCGGAAAAGGAAGTCGGTGACGGGCAAGCATGTACCAGATGCCTTTTCCGTCGAGGTGCAATCTCTGCGGGCGAGTTTGGCTTGA
- a CDS encoding hypothetical protein (At least one base has a quality score < 10), protein MDFTNFDDFAFAYYGLPVRASLVSLVDHTHTFQSPTALPQHQAISGLAHSGLPFGTLPTGNRNQSMEGSKAHPDRTSPASEAPEDPTTDEFGLASRSRAGGIDPGGKPKEDKADATPAWSELKTKAGKERKRLPLACVACRRKKSRCSGEKPACEHCLRSYIPCVYKVTTRKAAPRTNCMAMLDKRPKRMEERVIEAISKSDQEVASSVTRPVVKPAIPGTVPSSQPTKKRGAEEAFGPDLEAWAKAPSEPKTEGDDGSSSLQVQEGEENKLQHEGTDALPSKEIQEHLAEVFFDNIYGQSYHLLHKPSYMRKLKNGTLPPVLVLTVCAVAARFTSSPLVSSSGPEFLRGEEWASHARDICTRRYEWPNLTILTCLLILGLHEFGTCQGGRSWALGGQAIRMAFALQLHKDLEYDPLDRNGTKTQLSFIDREIRRRIMWACFLMDRFNSSGTDRPMFVREDTIQIPLPVKEKYFQFGLPAPTEMLDGRVPHPPSPNDGQIADVRENMGVAAFLIRAITLWGRITTYLSQGCKDLDPNPLWEDESHHMKHLNDAVNLEASLPLSLKYSAENLEVHKTENTPSQFLFMHICLQHNILLVSRAAMSARKQHGVHDDFFFEASKRTFNAANRISELLREAEQSGCFVSAPFAGYCAFSSATVHSVGIISRNPSMKLAAQANLTTNVKYLHKMKKYWGMFHWMVENVRTQYQNVLDAMRAGANVEERATQLSFLQYGDWFNRYPRGLSHAEFMDPATHKRKDSGADGVLEANPELRSVEEYFTLPTPQRVENKDTISAAAPKRKQNAKKQTDMPAQSDRNLDWLQSTDADAVSQERKLSGGLGLQITGSAGFNPLTASNQQSPDFSTTMLPMSPVNMTSFAHHAHTPTFFPPQPFAMNFGQGSNGNIDPLDRQFIYGGYSMDASTSLGDGHTWAL, encoded by the exons ATGGATTTCACAAACTTCGACGATTTTGCGTTTGCTTACTATGGTCTTCCTGTCCGGGCTTCTCTCGTTTCCCTAGTAGATCACACCCACACGTTCCAATCTCCCACTGCGCTTCCCCAGCACCAGGCCATTTCTGGCCTTGCACATAGCGGTCTGCCGTTCGGCACCTTGCCTACGGGCAACCGCAACCAGAGCATGGAAGGCTCCAAGGCCCACCCAGATCGGACATCTCCCGCATCCGAGGCCCCCGAAGACCCGACTACCGATGAGTTTGGTTTGGCTTCCCGTAGCCGTGCGGGTGGCATAGATCCAGGTGGTAAACCTAAGGAGGATAAAGCCGATGCCACACCTGCGTGGAGTGAACTTAAGACAAAGGCTGGTAAGGAAAGAAAACGCCTCCCGCTTGCTTGCGTTGCATGTCGCCGAAAGAAGAGCCGTTGCTCAGGCGAGAAACCCGCCTGCGAGCACTGTCTACGCTCATATATCCCATGTGTCTATAAGGTTACGACTCGGAAAGCTGCGCCTCGGACAAATTGCATGGCTATGCTCGATAAGCGACCGAAGCGCATGGAAGAACGCGTCATCGAGGCCATATCCAAATCGGATCAGGAAGTCGCGTCATCCGTAACTCGCCCCGTGGTCAAACCGGCGATACCAGGAACTGTACCTTCCAGTCAGCCAACCAAGAAGCGCGGCGCCGAGGAAGCATTCGGGCCTGATCTGGAAGCTTGGGCGAAGGCGCCTTCGGAGCCAAAGACTGAGGGCGATGATGGGTCCAGTAGCTTACAAGTCCAGGAAGGGGAGGAGAATAAGCTGCAACACGAAGGCACCGACGCACTCCCCTCCAAGGAGATACAGGAGCATCTGGCAGAGGTGTTTTTCGACAACATCTATGGTCAATCTTACCATCTTCTACACAAGCCAAGCTATATGCGAAAGCTAAA AAATGGCACACTACCTCCGGTGCTTGTTCTCACAGTGTGCGCTGTAGCTGCTCGTTTTACCTCAAGCCCTCTAGTGAGTTCTTCAGGGCCTGAATTCTTACGCGGTGAAGAATGGGCATCACACGCTCGAGATATTTGCACCAGACGATACGAATGGCCAAACCTCACCATCCTGACATGTCTTCTCATTTTGGGCCTTCATGAATTTGGAACGTGCCAGGGCGGCCGTAGCTGGGCCCTGGGTGGACAAGCTATCCGAATGGCTTTCGCTCTCCAGTTACATAAAGACTTGGAATACGATCCCTTGGACCGTAATGGCACCAAAACACAGCTCAGCTTCATTGATCGAGAGATTCGGCGACGCATAATGTGGGCCTGCTTTCTCATGGATCGCTTCAACTCTTCTGGGACAGATCGACCCATGTTCGTCAGGGAGGATACAATTCAGATTCCTCTGCCGGTAAAGGAAAAGTATTTCCAATTCGGCCTGCCTGCGCCCACCGAGATGTTGGATGGTCGAGTACCTCATCCGCCGTCGCCCAACGACGGACAAATCGCTGATGTACGAGAGAACATGGGAGTTGCGGCTTTCCTGATTCGAGCCATTACCTTATGGGGACGGATCACCACCTACCTGAGCCAAGGGTGTAAGGATCTAGACCCCAATCCATTATGGGAAGACGAGTCTCACCACATGAAGCATCTCAATGATGCTGTAAACCTTGAAGCTAGTCTGCCCTTGTCACTTAAGTACTCTGCAGAGAACCTCGAGGTCCACAAGACAGAGAACACGCCAAGCCAGTTTCTTTTCATGCATATCTGCCTGCAGCATAACATTCTCTTAGTGAGTCGAGCTGCTATGTCAGCACGAAAGCAACATGGTGTACATGATGATTTCTTCTTTGAAGCAAGCAAGAGGACCTTCAACGCTGCGAACCGAATATCCGAGCTCCTTCGTGAGGCTGAACAGTCGGGATGCTTTGTTTCGGCTCCGTTTGCTGGATACTGCGCCTTTTCCTCGGCAACAGTTCACAGCGTGGGTATTATCTCCCGCAATCCATCCATGAAGCTAGCAGCCCAGGCCAATTTGACCACCAATGTCAAGTATCTTCACAAAATGAAGAAGTATTGGGGCATGTTTCACTGGATGGTGGAGAACGTTCGCACTCAGTATCAAAATGTCTTGGACGCTATGAGAGCTGGTGCGAATGTCGAAGAACGAGCCACACAGCTTTCTTTCCTTCAATACGGAGACTGGTTTAACCGTTACCCTCGCGGTCTTTCTCACGCTGAGTTTATGGACCCTGCCACTCACAAACGAAAGGATTCAGGAGCAGACGGCGTCCTCGAAGCGAATCCCGAACTGCGATCAGTGGAGGAATACTTCACGCTTCCAACACCGCAAAGGGTTGAGAATAAGGATACTATCAGCGCGGCAGCGCCGAAACGAAAGCAAAACGCCAAGAAACAGACTGACATGCCAGCACAGTCTGACCGGAATCTCGATTGGTTGCAGAGTACAGATGCAGACGCAGTCTCCCAGGAACGCAAGCTCTCAGGTGGTTTGGGATTGCAAATTACAGGTTCAGCAGGCTTCAACCCTCTCACAGCATCAAACCAGCAGAGCCCGGATTTTAGCACCACCATGTTACCTATGAGCCCGGTTAATATGACTTCATTTGCTCACCATGCACATACGCCCACCTTTTTCCCACCGCAGCCGTTTGCAATGAACTTTGGGCAGGGCTCGAATGGGAACATCGACCCGCTTGATCGTCAATTTATCTATGGCGGATACTCAATGGATGCTAGTACCAGTCTGGGTGATGGCCATACTTGGGCATTGTAG
- a CDS encoding hypothetical protein (At least one base has a quality score < 10) — protein MDIGLNPEELSTDLLFVVCARCGEERPESAFRAKRQSAGQTKQCIDCRNQRVSHHSRSKVVLQTLRNIALRPSSPGRPATKRTEGDAGLSPPNERSGTQPTSPEKLRQLHTARSLFGESISQPHVVLGTPIPPTQQSSRLFRALAPSPPVQPTTHPLVSHSDPSTLRSSTPGVDYPYLATRFHKGGKDSQDDSLKAGARAKLAVIQRDHRSRRRAGETVSLTPTISQLGFLEDFEGPGEDGSQDQLRPSGFLDGDGIIKEGDDRGQFSESDIDADDYFNLLLSPDRPRRYLKQLGVESDSDLGDEDENDDNDCVDGSPLRHRLRQPSAQLRRGRRGPAPGTGGRPRKSRRQTRSSMPPRRIRSPVIIPPEESAVFHAQDPVWNGDLEACALTGRDKAILREFWTKLDNDQMQFCGRCRECWFQMKIDCDGICARCYRKDEKRHPDEPYFFSADNQLDFGPVPARLPQLTPTEESLIARVHVHVNIMLVRGQQYKYRGHVVHFLREVGLVYNQLPLLPQELNIVLLRPANTSSHAILSRQFTRQFRVRRQPVVIWLDYLRRHHPGYRCVVIDEERLNQLPQDGNVLDAIPQSQVEAADVGPEEDQEAELDLEDEAAVPDMLAKDTELDALRSILAGESEADSELSTSFQAQAQHELQLPNIRHTPINEFNRSHALLSLAFPCLFPDGRADFVEPRLRSIDYKDYVEHAMRWHDGRFARHPTFRFVAFNTLMRSQARSRSRFFVKQHDGRQQPLTREQLIQALEHSEDPEAQALINSITRHAVSIRGTRPFWNKKRQDLEAYAYNLGCPGAFITFSPADLHWRSLYQHMPQYDDWLAARPAYIDIHRNSGPYIDIQISGRNYLDIDISR, from the exons ATGGATATCGGTCTCAACCCCGAAGAGCTCTCTACTGATTTACTCTTCGTTGTTTGTGCTCGTTGTGGGGAGGAGAGACCGGAGAGTGCCTTCAGAGCAAAGAGGCAGTCTGCTGGGCAAACTAAGCAATGCATAGACTGCCGTAACCAGCGCGTTTCTCAT CATTCTAGATCCAAAGTCGTGCTCCAGACGCTGCGGAACATTGCACTTCGTCCATCCTCACCTGGCAGACCTGCCACGAAGAGAACCGAAGGAGATGCTGGCCTATCGCCTCCCAACGAGAGATCCGGAACCCAGCCTACATCGCCAGAGAAGCTACGGCAACTTCATACAGCTAGGAGTTTATTCGGAGAGTCAATTAGCCAGCCGCACGTAGTGCTAGGGACGCCAATTCCACCAACCCAACAAAGCTCGCGGCTCTTCCGGGCTCTAGCTCCGTCACCGCCTGTGCAGCCAACGACCCATCCACTCGTCTCACATTCTGATCCATCTACTCTTCGAAGCAGCACACCTGGTGTGGATTACCCTTACTTGGCCACCAGGTTCCACAAGGGGGGGAAGGACTCGCAAGATGATTCCTTGAAGGCTGGGGCGAGGGCCAAGCTGGCTGTTATCCAGCGCGACCATCGTTCACGACGCCGTGCAGGGGAGACTGTGTCACTGACTCCCACAATATCTCAACTTGGCTTCTTGGAAGATTTTGAGGGTCCTGGAGAAG ATGGGAGTCAAGATCAACTACGACCGAGTGGGTTTCTAGATGGGGATGGGATAATCAAGGAAGGGGATGACAGGGGACAGTTCTCTGAATCTGATATTGACGCCGATGACTATTTCAACTTGCTGCTTTCACCTGATCGACCACGGAGGTACCTCAAACAATTAGGGGTAGAGTCTGATTCCGATCTAGGGGACGAAGACGAGAACGACGATAATGATTGCGTGGATGGAAGCCCTCTTCGCCATCGCTTGCGGCAGCCTTCCGCACAGCTAAGGCGTGGTCGCCGTGGTCCTGCCCCTGGTACAGGAGGGCGGCCAAGAAAATCTCGAAGGCAAACTCGATCGTCGATGCCGCCACGGCGTATTCGGAGTCCAGTGATAATTCCACCTGAAGAATCGGCGGTCTTTCATGCGCAAGATCCGGTGTGGAATGGCGACCTTGAGGCTTGCGCCTTGACTGGTCGCGATAAGGCAATCCTCCGCGAGTTCTGGACAAAGCTGGACAATGACCAAATGCAGTTTTGCGGTCGATGCCGGGAGTGTTGGTTCCAGATGAAGATCGATTGCGATGGCATTTGTGCGCGTTGTTATCGAAAAGATGAGAAACGCCACCCCGACGAGCCGTACTTCTTCTCTGCGGATAATCAGCTCGACTTTGGCCCTGTACCGGCCCGGTTGCCCCAGCTTACGCCTACCGAAGAGTCTTTGATTGCTCGTGTTCACGTCCACGTGAACATTATGCTTGTGCGAGGGCAGCAGTACAAGTATCGGGGGCACGTAGTTCACTTTCTCCGTGAGGTTGGCTTAGTGTACAACCAGCTCCCGCTTCTGCCGCAGGAGTTGAACATTGTATTACTACGTCCTGCCAATACGTCGTCCCACGCAATTCTTAGTCGGCAATTCACCCGCCAGTTCCGTGTCCGCCGCCAGCCGGTTGTCATATGGCTAGACTACCTCCGGCGCCATCATCCTGGGTATCGATGCGTCGTCATCGACGAAGAGAGGCTAAATCAATTGCCCCAAGATGGCAATGTCCTGGATGCCATCCCCCAGAGTCAGGTGGAGGCTGCGGATGTTGGACCCGAGGAAGATCAGGAGGCAGAGCTGGACCTGGAGGACGAGGCTGCAGTGCCAGACATGTTGGCAAAGGACACGGAGCTCGATGCTCTGCGGTCTATTCTCGCCGGAGAGTCGGAAGCTGATTCAGAGCTTTCCACAAGCTTCCAGGCGCAGGCGCAACACGAGCTGCAGCTCCCGAATATACGACACACACCCATTAATGAGTTCAATCGCTCTCATGCCCTACTCTCCTTGGCGTTTCCCTGCCTCTTTCCTGACGGTAGAGCCGACTTTGTTGAACCTCGATTGCGCTCCATTGATTACAAGGATTACGTCGAGCACGCGATGCGCTGGCACGACGGGCGTTTTGCACGCCACCCGACCTTCCGCTTCGTCGCCTTCAACACGCTAATGCGGTCACAAGCACGTTCGCGGTCCAGATTCTTCGTGAAGCAACATGATGGGAGACAGCAGCCGCTGACGCGAGAGCAACTTATTCAGGCGCTGGAACACAGCGAGGACCCCGAGGCGCAGGCGCTGATCAACTCGATCACAAGGCATGCGGTGTCTATTCGCGGTACGCGTCCATTCTGGAACAAAAAGAGGCAGGACCTCGAGGCCTATGCCTATAACCTTGGTTGTCCTGGTGCATTCATCACGTTTAGCCCGGCAGATTTACACTGGCGGAGTCTCTACCAGCACATGCCCCAGTATGACGACTGGCTAGCCGCCAGACCTGCGTATATCGATATCCACCGAAATTCTGGCCCTTATATCGATATCCAGATAAGTGGGAGAAATTATCTGGATATCGATATATCCAGGTAG
- a CDS encoding hypothetical protein (At least one base has a quality score < 10), whose product MDGSLSVEELTRLLRDAEQRAKEERQRAEEAERERQEERQRAEREQQRAEKEQQRAEREQQRAEEAERERQEERQRAERDQQRAEASEEQTRLTTLDEYTLLWLRSVFSRFAIETDPKLTSRGSITNPRDKWCPKNLRPWPDFLKKQKLTFGTLYDLFPTESRVFENRNFLAGLGNRISQRPIADEKTLEYFLHNSVEDPVRAIIQQLKQVEEVSRAFQIGDGVVFENHPHALSDAAEEVVERETPSTPPPPPPPPPPPQTPDHRRDLKQLRPDQICVYRSDNTLSSRRTMVYVSEYKPPHKLTAPHLRLGLRAMDIHKEVVNRRTIPTSVDPDARFQYHAEKLTASAITQTYHYMIESGLEYGLLTTGEAIVFLKVDWDEPETLYYHLAEPGPEVSAHPNNVHICTAVGQYLAFTLMALGSPGERRGNRQEERLKAMKNLKTWAEDFESTLRSIPENERSTSSDYSPGHEPTTYKDVDRSPALPRKRTRRTAACQTGEGSSRKGDRQEPSDDESAPRPPDTPTPTGRNTRQGTRRSHRLALLALRPRGGGGEQGRQYCTQKCLLGMVKGGFLDPKCPNVALHCKSSAPARARHPVDHKEWLRLLWIQLKQSLDDGIRPLGEGGARGVLFQVTLLVHGYTFVSKGTVRAFIKDLEHEAAVYERLKPIQGVHVPVFLGAIDLGSMNKTYYYDHRVYVVHMTFLSWGGCSIDRAQNMGDMNKSLEDEAIRSLRAMHREGVIHKDVRLANMLFNPETNGVMVIDFERALLLKPPRRPLAQLVPNKRAWKSETMDAKKVTGDSSKRSRPSQGFSEDIWLAKTAFLEWNADRWT is encoded by the coding sequence ATGGATGGATCATTGAGTGTAGAAGAGTTGACAAGACTCCTACGAGATGCTGAGCAGCGCGCGAAGGAGGAGCGACAACGCGCCGAGGAAGCGGAGAGAGAACGACAGGAGGAGCGGCAACGCGCCGAAAGAGAACAGCAACGCGCCGAGAAGGAACAGCAACGCGCCGAGAGGGAACAGCAACGCGCCGAGGAAGCGGAGAGAGAACGACAGGAGGAGCGGCAACGCGCCGAGAGAGATCAGCAACGCGCCGAAGCGTCAGAGGAACAAACACGACTCACGACACTTGACGAATACACACTACTGTGGCTCCGATCCGTTTTCTCTCGCTTCGCCATCGAAACAGATCCAAAACTGACTTCGAGGggctccatcaccaacccgCGTGACAAGTGGTGTCCTAAGAACCTCAGGCCGTGGCCCGACTTCCTCAAAAAACAGAAGCTCACCTTCGGTACACTCTACGATTTATTTCCTACCGAGAGCCGCGTTTTCGAGAACCGAAACTTCCTGGCCGGCTTGGGGAACAGGATCTCTCAACGACCGATAGCAGACGAGAAGACGCTCGAGTATTTCCTACATAATAGCGTGGAGGATCCGGTTAGAGCCATCATACAACAGCTCAAACAGGTGGAAGAGGTCAGCAGGGCTTTTCAGATCGGAGATGGTGTCGTCTTTGAGAACCATCCCCATGCCCTCAGCGATGCGGCCGAAGAAGTCGTTGAGCGGGAGACCCCATcgacaccaccaccaccgccgccacCGCCACCGCCACCGCAGACGCCAGACCACCGAAGAGATCTCAAGCAGCTGCGGCCGGATCAAATCTGCGTTTATCGATCCGACAATACCCTGTCCTCCCGGCGCACCATGGTTTACGTTTCCGAGTATAAGCCGCCTCACAAGTTGACCGCCCCGCATCTTCGTCTCGGTCTCCGCGCGATGGACATCCACAAGGAAGTTGTGAACCGAAGGACGATTCCAACGTCTGTAGACCCTGACGCGCGTTTCCAGTACCACGCGGAGAAGCTGACGGCATCTGCCATCACGCAGACATATCATTACATGATCGAAAGTGGCCTTGAATATGGTCTTCTTACCACTGGCGAGGCCATCGTGTTTCTCAAAGTTGACTGGGACGAACCTGAGACTCTGTACTATCACCTAGCAGAGCCTGGTCCGGAGGTGTCGGCACATCCGAACAACGTCCATATATGCACGGCTGTCGGTCAATATCTGGCGTTCACCCTTATGGCTCTCGGTTCGCCTGGAGAACGACGGGGGAATAGGCAGGAGGAACGTCTAAAAGCTatgaagaacttgaagacGTGGGCTGAGGACTTCGAATCGACATTGCGTTCCATCCCGGAAAATGAACGGTCGACGTCTTCAGACTACTCACCTGGCCATGAACCTACCACCTACAAGGATGTCGATCGGTCGCCGGCCTTGCCCCGCAAAAGGACACGTCGAACTGCTGCGTGCCAGACTGGCGAGGGGTCGTCGAGGAAGGGCGACAGGCAGGAACCATCTGATGACGAGTCGGCGCCCAGGCCACCGGACACGCCTACGCCAACCGGACGAAACACAAGACAAGGAACTAGACGGAGCCACCGACTAGCGTTACTGGCGTTACGGCCGCGCGGAGGAGGCGGCGAGCAGGGTCGGCAGTACTGTACGCAGAAATGTCTTCTCGGCATGGTCAAGGGTGGTTTTCTCGACCCAAAGTGCCCGAACGTGGCACTTCACTGCAAGAGCAGTGCTCCTGCCCGCGCACGTCATCCTGTCGACCACAAGGAGTGGCTTCGCCTACTCTGGATCCAGCTGAAACAGTCGCTCGACGACGGGATCAGGCCATTGGGGGAGGGTGGTGCGCGGGGTGTGCTTTTCCAAGTGACCCTACTTGTGCATGGCTACACATTTGTCAGCAAGGGCACGGTGCGGGCTTTCATCAAAGATCTCGAGCACGAGGCTGCTGTCTACGAGCGTCTCAAACCAATCCAGGGCGTCCACGTGCCTGTCTTCCTGGGTGCCATTGACCTTGGATCGATGAACAAGACTTACTACTATGACCACCGGGTCTACGTGGTGCACATGACATTTTTGTCCTGGGGAGGCTGCAGCATCGACAGAGCACAGAACATGGGCGACATGAACAAGTCACTCGAAGACGAGGCCATTCGGTCCTTGAGAGCCATGCATCGGGAGGGCGTGATCCATAAAGATGTGCGACTTGCAAACATGTTATTCAACCCTGAGACCAACGGGGTTATGGTGATCGACTTTGAACGGGCTTTGCTCCTCAAGCCGCCTCGGCGTCCGTTGGCGCAGCTGGTGCCGAACAAGCGAGCGTGGAAGTCGGAGACGATGGATGCCAAGAAGGTGACTGGTGATTCAAGCAAGCGAAGTCGGCCAAGTCAAGGCTTTTCAGAGGATATTTGGTTGGCAAAGACGGCGTTCTTAGAGTGGAATGCTGACCGATGGACATGA